The Panacibacter microcysteis genome includes a window with the following:
- the ygiD gene encoding 4,5-DOPA dioxygenase extradiol: MSTLSSFKQFTATLSEEESLMPVLFVGHGSPMNGIEDNEFSKRWAQMALEIPVPKAVLVISAHWLTRGTHITGMDFPQTIHDFGGFPQALFDVQYPAPGDPLLAKETASIIHTTAVGLSHDWGLDHGAWTIIKHMYPAADIPVLQLSIDYTKPPQYHYDLAKELYALRKKGVLVVGSGNMVHNLRMVSWQHIDKPGFGFDWALKMNDTFKELISNGSHDKLIKYESLGREALLAIPTPDHYLPLMYTLGLQGGRDKISFFNDTAVAGALTMTSVKISHT; this comes from the coding sequence ATGTCTACATTATCTTCATTTAAACAATTTACAGCAACACTCTCTGAGGAAGAATCATTGATGCCGGTGTTGTTCGTTGGCCACGGCTCACCTATGAACGGTATTGAAGACAATGAGTTTTCAAAACGCTGGGCACAAATGGCCCTGGAAATTCCGGTACCTAAGGCAGTATTGGTAATATCTGCACATTGGCTTACACGCGGTACCCATATAACTGGCATGGATTTTCCGCAAACGATCCATGATTTTGGCGGGTTTCCGCAAGCTCTTTTTGATGTGCAATACCCTGCACCGGGAGATCCTTTGCTGGCAAAAGAGACTGCTTCTATCATACACACAACAGCGGTGGGTCTTTCGCACGATTGGGGTTTGGACCACGGTGCCTGGACGATCATCAAACACATGTACCCCGCCGCCGATATACCGGTATTGCAGTTGAGTATTGATTATACGAAGCCTCCACAATACCACTATGACCTGGCAAAAGAACTGTACGCCCTGCGAAAGAAAGGCGTGCTGGTAGTAGGTAGTGGCAACATGGTGCACAACCTTCGAATGGTTTCCTGGCAGCACATAGATAAGCCCGGTTTTGGATTTGACTGGGCATTGAAAATGAATGATACGTTCAAGGAACTCATCAGTAACGGAAGCCATGATAAACTGATAAAGTATGAAAGCCTCGGCAGGGAGGCATTGCTTGCTATACCAACGCCGGATCATTACCTTCCTTTGATGTACACACTTGGCCTGCAGGGTGGCCGGGATAAGATCTCTTTCTTCAATGATACAGCCGTTGCAGGGGCCCTTACGATGACATCAGTAAAAATCAGTCATACATAA
- a CDS encoding YceI family protein: protein MKKLFLAAAITLFSTALFAQTTWNVDNAHSNVKFTVTHLVISEVEGYFKNFKGSITSNNADFNDASVDFSVDINSINTDNENRDKHLKSDDFFNAEQYPNMTFKSTSFKKVSGNKYKLTGNLTIRNITKTVTFDVTYGGTVKDPWGNIKVGFKATTVINRFDYNLKWNTVTEAGGAVVGKDVTIDLKLEFAQAK, encoded by the coding sequence ATGAAAAAACTGTTTTTAGCAGCAGCAATCACGCTTTTTAGCACGGCATTATTTGCGCAAACCACCTGGAATGTTGACAATGCGCACTCAAATGTAAAATTTACGGTAACGCACCTGGTAATTTCAGAAGTAGAAGGCTATTTCAAAAATTTTAAAGGAAGCATTACTTCAAATAATGCAGACTTTAATGATGCTTCTGTTGATTTTAGCGTAGACATCAACAGCATTAATACAGACAATGAAAACCGGGATAAGCACCTGAAGAGCGATGATTTCTTTAATGCGGAGCAATACCCAAACATGACTTTTAAAAGTACTTCTTTTAAAAAAGTATCAGGCAACAAATACAAACTTACCGGTAACCTTACCATACGTAATATTACCAAGACGGTAACTTTCGATGTTACTTACGGCGGTACAGTAAAAGACCCATGGGGCAATATAAAAGTCGGTTTTAAAGCCACTACTGTAATCAACCGTTTTGATTACAACCTTAAATGGAACACCGTAACAGAGGCTGGCGGTGCAGTTGTAGGTAAAGATGTAACGATCGATCTTAAACTGGAGTTTGCGCAGGCAAAATAA
- a CDS encoding NADPH-dependent F420 reductase, with protein sequence MAVQKTIAIIGATGSMGKAIAKSLAGSSYRLLLIASATDKLTLLHQEILQAHTQANVECMQCAFDACWEADIIIPAVPYAAEKFVAEKIRQVATGKIVISISNPFTESFTALKTITGKSAGEELQELLPYAHVVKAFNTVNATDFMLPAINEQVFDVLVAGNNDDAVKTVSSLVDQAGFNPVIAGDISVSASMENMQLMLMQLSMRNNYSTHAGWKVLHD encoded by the coding sequence ATGGCGGTACAAAAAACGATAGCGATAATAGGAGCAACGGGAAGTATGGGCAAGGCTATTGCTAAGTCTCTTGCCGGAAGCAGTTACCGTCTTCTATTGATTGCTTCGGCTACGGATAAGCTTACATTACTGCACCAGGAAATATTACAGGCACACACACAGGCAAATGTTGAGTGCATGCAATGTGCATTTGATGCTTGCTGGGAGGCAGATATTATTATTCCCGCTGTGCCATATGCAGCGGAAAAATTTGTAGCAGAGAAAATCAGGCAGGTGGCTACGGGTAAAATTGTTATCAGCATCTCCAACCCGTTTACAGAAAGTTTTACTGCTCTTAAAACAATAACCGGGAAAAGTGCCGGGGAAGAGTTGCAGGAGCTTTTACCTTATGCACACGTTGTAAAAGCATTCAATACTGTTAATGCAACAGATTTTATGTTGCCGGCTATAAATGAGCAGGTATTTGATGTATTGGTGGCAGGGAACAATGACGATGCGGTAAAGACAGTATCATCGCTTGTTGACCAGGCAGGTTTCAATCCTGTAATAGCCGGAGACATTTCAGTGAGCGCATCTATGGAAAACATGCAGCTTATGCTTATGCAGCTTAGTATGCGCAACAATTATTCAACACATGCGGGCTGGAAAGTACTGCATGATTAA
- a CDS encoding Crp/Fnr family transcriptional regulator has product MFEQLFHSINQKISLPAQELERIKPFFIPKKLRKRQYLLQEGDVCKYTTFVEKGALRSYSLHEKGNEHVIQFALEGWWVGDMYSFLTGEPSMYNIDALEDAELLLLTPAANEAMLAAVPAMEKYFRLLLQNNMIAMQRRLVASLSLSAEEKYTRLVNSYPDIIQRVPQHMIASYLGITPETLSRIRKQMSTTR; this is encoded by the coding sequence ATGTTTGAGCAGTTGTTCCATAGTATTAACCAGAAAATTTCTTTACCGGCACAGGAACTTGAGCGGATCAAGCCATTCTTTATTCCAAAAAAACTGCGCAAACGCCAGTACCTGCTGCAGGAAGGTGATGTTTGCAAATACACCACCTTTGTTGAAAAGGGTGCGCTTCGTTCTTACAGCCTGCACGAAAAAGGAAATGAGCATGTAATCCAGTTTGCCCTCGAAGGTTGGTGGGTAGGTGATATGTACAGTTTTTTAACGGGCGAACCATCTATGTATAATATAGATGCCCTGGAAGATGCAGAACTACTGCTCTTAACGCCTGCGGCAAATGAAGCCATGCTGGCCGCTGTACCCGCTATGGAAAAATATTTCAGGCTGCTCTTACAGAATAATATGATTGCGATGCAGCGCAGGCTTGTGGCTTCCCTCAGCCTTAGCGCAGAAGAGAAATACACGAGGCTTGTAAACAGTTATCCGGATATTATTCAACGCGTACCACAACACATGATTGCCTCTTACCTTGGCATTACACCCGAAACCCTTAGCCGCATACGCAAGCAAATGAGCACCACCCGTTAG
- a CDS encoding class I SAM-dependent methyltransferase, protein MTTLLNKPVSFVDDQVWTVLPDSFSAPYDGKARLYEWLVQRHWYNRIFWGTSPADYRQFAARAILQGKGNLLDIGCGGLVHTAAIYSKTRRNTFLLDNSTEMLRIGCGRVTRGKINNNLFFLQANAFDMPFNNNSFDSVVSFGIIHLFDDKETFVSEALRVLKPGGDFHFSALIKERPFSIKYLNALHKRKEIGKPYTAEETLAMFNGKVNAINAVVKGSMLFIRGVK, encoded by the coding sequence ATGACAACGCTTTTAAATAAACCGGTAAGTTTTGTAGATGACCAGGTATGGACCGTATTGCCCGATTCGTTTTCCGCGCCGTATGATGGTAAGGCAAGGCTTTATGAGTGGCTGGTGCAGCGCCATTGGTACAACAGGATTTTCTGGGGTACATCGCCTGCTGATTACCGACAGTTTGCAGCCCGTGCCATTTTGCAGGGTAAAGGTAATTTGCTCGATATCGGTTGCGGCGGCCTCGTACACACAGCCGCTATATACAGTAAAACAAGACGCAACACTTTCCTGCTCGATAACTCAACAGAAATGCTAAGAATAGGCTGCGGCCGCGTAACAAGAGGCAAGATCAATAACAATTTATTCTTTTTGCAGGCTAACGCTTTCGACATGCCGTTCAATAACAATAGCTTCGATTCCGTGGTAAGTTTTGGTATCATTCATTTGTTTGACGACAAAGAAACATTTGTAAGCGAAGCATTACGTGTACTGAAGCCCGGCGGAGATTTTCATTTCTCTGCGTTGATCAAAGAAAGACCTTTCAGTATAAAATATCTCAATGCACTTCACAAACGAAAAGAGATCGGCAAACCATATACGGCAGAAGAAACACTGGCCATGTTTAACGGTAAAGTAAATGCCATAAACGCTGTGGTAAAAGGAAGCATGCTGTTTATCCGGGGGGTTAAATAG
- a CDS encoding carboxypeptidase regulatory-like domain-containing protein → MQLNKWLSRLVIFGMMIFISQVVIAQTGKVSGTVADENNKPVIGASVKVLSTNTGVATDVDGHFELTLPAGKKYEIEISALGFGTKTLTDVEITAGQVNNLNITLAVKTADLDNVTVKTSARKESTNALITFQKNTNAVAQVISAEAIRRSPDKNTGEALKRVTGLSIQEGRYIVVRGLSDRYNQAMLNGVLLSSTEPDRKTFSFDIFPAAIVENIIVNKTFIPEYSGEWAGGLIQVNTRDIPAKNFLNVQVGSNFNTNTVGKDIYTYKGGKLDWLGMDDGARALPDNFPTKNQFAVLSNAEKTQLGLDLAAKTWAPTQKTSLLNTLGQSFQMNGGFTTKLFKKDLGGVVTLTYNRSVRNLDYENRFFNINESKAEASFDYHNNKYTQDVLWGALANFSLRLNTNNKISFKNLININTSDYTTLRTGKDFEFNSQLGENIKAYEYGFRNNTFFNTQLNGEHNIPSLKSKFNWFGSFSILDQYIPQQRRIQYNQDPTDPNAPYLALLSNTLSQKTGSVYYSNLNDYIYNFGGDVTTNYNLGGKKQSVKAGYNFQVKDRLFNARPFSISLPSDNPTLRALDPSQIFAAQNFGTADNQFHFDELSGIYFRYLANTILNAGYIQFDNNFTDWLRVVWGVRYENYDQLVGSTRKSDPRYSYSKVGDFLPAINATIKTNARSNLRFAVSQTVVRPEFRELTGTAFYDFEVGATIIGNPNLQRTKVSNIDLRYEIYQRPGELITMGVFYKYFDKPIELAFNQTGAGSSSTFNYLDNGKTSAQTYGAEIEFRKKLDFMQAFKRFTVGGNFSYIYNRVKFDQQVLNRPMQGQSPYLINASLQYDIEEKGFYATVLFNQVGRRILYVGNEQLPPVWEAPRPLLDLQIAKKIIDKKGEIKLNISDLINQRARFYHDLDGNKKYGSGLDALALSRRYGTSVSLTFSYNFR, encoded by the coding sequence ATGCAGTTGAATAAATGGCTCAGCCGTTTGGTGATTTTTGGAATGATGATTTTTATATCGCAGGTTGTGATTGCACAGACCGGCAAAGTATCTGGAACTGTAGCTGATGAAAACAATAAACCCGTAATTGGCGCATCTGTAAAAGTGCTTTCTACCAATACCGGAGTGGCAACAGATGTAGATGGCCACTTTGAACTTACCTTACCTGCAGGTAAAAAATATGAAATAGAAATTTCTGCACTAGGTTTTGGTACCAAAACATTGACAGATGTAGAGATAACAGCAGGACAGGTAAATAACCTGAACATTACACTTGCTGTAAAAACAGCAGACCTTGATAATGTAACCGTAAAGACTTCTGCAAGAAAAGAAAGTACCAACGCACTTATCACTTTTCAGAAAAATACCAATGCTGTGGCGCAGGTAATATCTGCAGAAGCTATACGCCGCTCACCCGATAAAAATACCGGTGAAGCATTGAAACGTGTAACAGGCCTTTCTATACAGGAAGGAAGGTATATTGTGGTACGTGGTTTAAGCGACCGTTATAACCAGGCTATGTTAAACGGTGTGTTGCTTTCGAGCACAGAGCCGGACAGGAAAACCTTTTCATTCGACATTTTTCCTGCAGCGATTGTAGAAAACATTATCGTAAACAAAACTTTTATACCCGAATATTCAGGAGAGTGGGCCGGCGGTTTGATACAGGTTAACACCAGGGATATTCCCGCAAAGAATTTTTTAAACGTTCAGGTTGGTTCAAACTTTAATACCAATACCGTTGGTAAAGATATATACACCTACAAAGGCGGTAAACTTGACTGGCTGGGTATGGATGATGGTGCAAGGGCATTGCCGGATAACTTTCCTACAAAAAACCAGTTTGCGGTATTGAGCAATGCAGAGAAAACACAGCTCGGTTTAGACCTTGCAGCCAAAACATGGGCACCTACACAGAAAACAAGTTTGCTGAATACACTTGGGCAGTCGTTCCAGATGAATGGCGGGTTTACCACGAAACTGTTTAAAAAAGACCTGGGCGGTGTTGTTACACTTACCTATAACAGGAGCGTAAGAAACCTGGATTATGAAAACAGGTTTTTCAACATCAATGAAAGCAAAGCGGAAGCTTCATTCGATTATCATAACAACAAGTACACGCAGGATGTGTTATGGGGTGCGCTGGCAAACTTTTCATTGCGTTTGAATACCAATAACAAGATCAGTTTTAAAAACCTGATCAACATCAACACATCTGATTATACCACGCTGAGGACAGGAAAGGATTTCGAATTCAATTCGCAGTTGGGTGAGAATATAAAAGCGTACGAATACGGCTTCAGGAACAATACTTTTTTCAATACGCAACTTAATGGCGAACATAATATACCGTCATTAAAATCAAAATTCAACTGGTTTGGCAGTTTCAGCATCCTGGATCAATACATTCCCCAGCAGCGCCGTATACAGTACAACCAGGATCCTACCGATCCCAATGCACCATACCTCGCGTTGTTGTCCAATACACTTTCCCAAAAAACAGGCAGCGTTTATTACAGCAACCTGAACGATTACATTTACAACTTTGGCGGAGATGTTACCACCAACTACAACCTGGGTGGTAAAAAGCAATCTGTAAAAGCCGGTTATAATTTCCAGGTGAAGGACAGGTTGTTCAATGCAAGACCTTTCTCAATCTCATTACCATCAGATAATCCAACGCTAAGGGCGCTGGATCCGTCACAGATATTTGCTGCGCAAAATTTTGGTACAGCAGATAACCAGTTTCATTTTGATGAATTATCGGGTATATATTTCCGCTACCTGGCAAACACCATACTCAATGCCGGTTACATACAGTTCGATAACAATTTTACAGACTGGTTGAGAGTTGTATGGGGTGTGCGTTATGAAAACTACGATCAGCTGGTGGGCAGCACAAGAAAGTCTGACCCCCGCTACAGTTACAGCAAGGTGGGCGATTTTCTGCCTGCAATAAATGCAACCATTAAAACAAATGCGAGGTCTAATTTACGTTTTGCAGTATCGCAAACAGTGGTAAGACCCGAATTCAGGGAGCTTACGGGCACAGCTTTCTACGATTTTGAAGTTGGTGCAACAATCATAGGTAACCCAAACCTGCAGCGTACAAAAGTTTCCAATATAGACCTGAGATACGAGATATACCAGCGTCCCGGGGAACTGATTACCATGGGCGTATTCTACAAGTATTTCGATAAACCAATTGAATTGGCATTTAACCAGACCGGGGCAGGTTCTTCCAGCACTTTTAACTACCTCGACAACGGCAAAACCAGTGCGCAAACCTATGGCGCAGAAATAGAGTTTAGAAAGAAGCTCGATTTTATGCAGGCTTTCAAAAGGTTTACAGTAGGCGGTAATTTCTCTTACATCTACAACCGTGTAAAATTCGATCAGCAGGTATTGAACAGACCTATGCAGGGCCAGTCGCCATACCTCATCAATGCTTCTCTGCAATATGATATTGAAGAGAAAGGATTTTATGCAACTGTACTTTTCAACCAGGTAGGCCGCAGAATCCTGTATGTAGGCAACGAACAGTTACCACCGGTATGGGAAGCGCCAAGACCTTTGCTCGACCTGCAGATAGCTAAGAAGATTATAGATAAAAAAGGTGAGATCAAACTAAATATTTCAGACCTCATCAACCAGCGTGCAAGATTTTACCATGATCTTGATGGTAACAAAAAATATGGCAGCGGGCTTGATGCACTGGCGCTTTCAAGAAGATACGGTACCAGTGTAAGCTTAACCTTCTCTTACAACTTCAGATAA
- a CDS encoding VCBS repeat-containing protein, translating into MGKKRGLLMYNAWMYFTISMLLLACGTNKNQPALFAVKESSETGLAFTNTLSPTDKFNVFHYMYYYNGAGVCAGDFNNDGLADLFFAANQGENKMFLNEGQLHFKDITKQTRIPQDGGWSTGVSVVDINNDGLLDIYVCRVGKYEILNSKNQFLICKGIDKNGIPFYADEAPAMKLDFVGFSTQAAFLDYDLDGDLDMYLLNHSLHQNGTYGPRQILLGKKNATSGDRFYKNDNGHFTDITDSTGIHSSVIGYGLGIVVADINMDGYPDVYIGNDFHENDYLYINQRNGTFKDTREDALTHTSQYTMGVDAADLTNDGLPEIVTSDMLAYDPYILKRSEGSDQYDVQHIKQQYGYAKQETRNSLQFNRGNGFYSETGLYSGMAATDWSWSSLIFDFDNDGRKDIFIANGIPKRLNDIDYINYVSNDEVQVKIRMNNVGEKDMALIEKFPEIKVPNKFYRNDGALKFTDMAGAIDNDKGNYSNGALYADLDNDGDLDIVVNNIDEPALLYENLTSTAAAGNYIALRLQGNAQNVNATGAKVLVFCDDSVRTYQKNPVHGFLSSIETPLHFSVNSSRIDSVCLVWPDNTYEQLNWRADTNKIVTKTYRPGLPAFDYNSLARFDTLHTNKLYNVTGQTQLLYRHIESDFQEFNREPLIPHMLSTEGPALAVADINGDGLDDVFIGSSKRNRAVVYTQQTNGTFALTQQPALVLDSMYEDVDACWADVNNDKTPDLIVASGGNEYQHKDIHQAPRIYLNDGKGNLQKLPGAFNDVFLTASCVAAADFNGDGFVDLFFGARTTPWQYGNIPPSFLLQNDGTGHYKNVTLQAAKNLSQVGLVTNAKWFDLDKDGDTDLLLSLEWDGICAFINDKGTFTKQYLTNKKGWWNFSLPCDVDNDGDIDIIAGNLGLNSRLQASDKEPVQLYFNDFDNNGVKEQVLTFYLQGRQIPFATKDELEKKMPVLKKQFLYAEDFAKASLADIFGKQKLESAIKLSADYFSNAVLINDGNQHYTVQALPWQAQLSTYKDAVITNANNDNLPDILLTGNYFENNTQLGPYDADYGTMLINKGKGNFTAEPLNGIAIKGQVRHIRQMNIANKEAYILARNNDSAIIIRY; encoded by the coding sequence ATGGGTAAGAAACGGGGGCTGCTGATGTATAATGCCTGGATGTATTTTACCATAAGTATGTTATTGCTGGCATGTGGCACCAACAAAAACCAGCCTGCATTATTTGCGGTAAAAGAAAGCAGCGAAACAGGCCTTGCATTTACCAACACACTTTCTCCCACAGATAAGTTCAATGTTTTTCACTACATGTATTACTACAACGGCGCAGGTGTTTGTGCCGGTGATTTTAATAATGATGGCCTGGCCGATCTTTTCTTTGCTGCCAACCAGGGAGAAAACAAAATGTTCCTGAACGAAGGCCAACTTCATTTTAAAGACATTACCAAACAAACCCGCATTCCGCAGGATGGCGGCTGGAGCACCGGCGTTTCTGTGGTTGACATAAACAATGATGGCCTGCTGGATATTTATGTATGCCGTGTAGGTAAATATGAAATACTCAACAGCAAAAACCAGTTTCTTATCTGCAAGGGCATTGACAAAAACGGTATTCCGTTTTATGCAGATGAAGCCCCGGCCATGAAGCTCGATTTTGTCGGCTTTAGCACGCAGGCTGCGTTCCTGGATTATGACCTGGACGGCGATCTTGACATGTACCTGCTGAACCACTCCTTACACCAAAACGGTACTTACGGCCCACGCCAGATTCTGCTGGGTAAAAAAAACGCAACATCCGGCGACCGCTTTTACAAGAATGACAACGGTCATTTTACAGATATCACAGATTCAACCGGTATTCACAGCTCTGTAATTGGTTATGGCCTGGGCATTGTGGTGGCCGACATAAATATGGATGGCTACCCGGATGTTTATATTGGCAACGATTTTCATGAAAACGATTACCTGTACATCAACCAGCGCAATGGTACTTTTAAAGACACCCGGGAAGATGCATTAACGCATACCAGCCAGTACACCATGGGGGTAGATGCAGCCGATCTTACCAACGATGGGTTACCGGAGATCGTAACATCTGATATGCTTGCTTATGACCCTTATATTTTAAAACGCTCTGAAGGGTCTGACCAATACGATGTACAGCATATTAAACAACAATATGGCTATGCTAAACAGGAAACCCGCAACAGCCTGCAGTTTAACCGGGGCAATGGTTTTTACAGCGAGACGGGTTTGTATTCCGGCATGGCTGCTACAGACTGGTCGTGGTCTTCGCTCATCTTCGATTTTGATAATGATGGCCGGAAAGATATTTTTATTGCCAACGGCATTCCCAAACGCCTGAACGATATTGACTACATTAACTATGTATCTAATGATGAGGTGCAGGTTAAAATACGGATGAACAATGTTGGGGAAAAGGATATGGCACTGATAGAAAAATTTCCTGAAATAAAAGTGCCCAATAAATTTTACCGGAATGATGGCGCCCTTAAGTTTACCGACATGGCGGGTGCCATAGATAATGACAAAGGCAACTACTCCAACGGAGCATTGTATGCAGATCTTGATAACGACGGCGACCTGGATATTGTAGTAAATAATATTGATGAGCCTGCTTTGCTGTACGAAAATCTGACCAGTACTGCTGCAGCGGGCAACTATATTGCACTGCGCTTACAAGGCAATGCACAAAACGTCAATGCAACCGGTGCTAAGGTGCTTGTGTTTTGTGATGATAGTGTAAGAACATACCAGAAAAACCCGGTTCATGGTTTTCTGTCCAGTATAGAAACCCCGCTGCATTTTTCAGTAAACAGCAGCAGGATTGATTCTGTTTGCCTCGTATGGCCTGATAATACTTATGAGCAGTTAAACTGGCGGGCAGATACCAATAAAATTGTAACCAAAACATACCGGCCTGGGCTGCCTGCCTTCGATTATAACAGTCTTGCAAGATTCGATACACTGCATACCAACAAGCTTTACAATGTCACCGGTCAAACGCAGTTGCTGTACAGGCATATTGAATCTGACTTCCAGGAATTTAACCGCGAACCATTGATACCGCATATGCTTTCTACCGAAGGTCCGGCACTGGCAGTGGCTGATATCAACGGAGACGGGCTCGATGATGTGTTTATCGGTTCTTCCAAAAGAAACAGGGCTGTTGTGTACACGCAGCAAACCAACGGCACTTTTGCACTTACACAACAACCGGCACTGGTACTTGACAGTATGTATGAAGACGTTGATGCCTGTTGGGCAGACGTAAACAATGATAAAACACCTGATCTTATTGTTGCCAGCGGTGGCAACGAATACCAGCACAAAGACATTCACCAGGCGCCGCGCATTTACCTGAACGATGGCAAAGGCAACCTGCAAAAACTACCCGGCGCTTTTAATGACGTCTTCCTTACAGCTTCCTGCGTGGCGGCAGCAGATTTTAATGGGGATGGCTTTGTTGATCTTTTCTTTGGTGCAAGAACTACCCCATGGCAGTATGGCAATATACCGCCATCTTTCCTGTTACAGAATGATGGCACCGGGCACTATAAAAATGTAACATTACAGGCAGCAAAAAATCTTTCACAGGTTGGTCTTGTAACCAATGCAAAGTGGTTCGATCTTGATAAAGATGGAGATACAGACCTGCTGCTGTCGCTTGAGTGGGATGGTATATGCGCATTCATTAATGATAAAGGCACATTTACAAAACAATACCTTACCAACAAAAAAGGCTGGTGGAATTTTTCTTTGCCCTGCGATGTGGACAATGACGGTGATATAGACATCATTGCCGGCAACCTTGGCTTAAACAGCAGGCTACAGGCTTCAGATAAAGAGCCCGTGCAACTTTACTTCAACGATTTTGATAATAACGGTGTAAAAGAGCAGGTACTTACTTTTTATTTACAGGGCAGGCAAATACCCTTTGCTACCAAAGATGAACTTGAAAAGAAAATGCCGGTGTTGAAGAAACAATTCCTGTATGCAGAAGATTTTGCGAAAGCTTCTTTAGCCGACATATTTGGAAAGCAGAAACTCGAAAGCGCTATTAAATTATCTGCAGATTATTTTAGCAATGCAGTGCTCATCAATGATGGCAACCAGCATTATACCGTGCAGGCATTGCCATGGCAGGCACAGTTATCAACGTACAAAGACGCGGTAATAACAAACGCCAATAATGATAACTTGCCAGACATCCTGCTTACAGGAAATTATTTTGAAAACAACACACAGTTAGGCCCGTACGATGCTGATTACGGAACAATGCTCATCAATAAAGGAAAAGGAAATTTTACAGCAGAACCACTCAATGGCATTGCCATAAAAGGCCAGGTGCGCCACATCAGGCAAATGAATATTGCAAACAAAGAAGCTTACATACTTGCAAGAAATAACGACAGCGCAATAATTATACGTTATTAG